A single window of Drosophila suzukii chromosome 3, CBGP_Dsuzu_IsoJpt1.0, whole genome shotgun sequence DNA harbors:
- the rhea gene encoding talin-2 isoform X2 — MSTLSLRIQLEGGRVTKTIQFQPNTTVFDACKVIRDKFAEAVQGQPSEYGLFISDEQNQQGVWLEPGRTLGYYILHNQDTLEYRRKTRTLRVRMLDGAVKTILVDDSQPVSQLMVVICTKIGITNHEEYGLVREDNEAQNENLPDNKFGTLTLKRKIMEKDRDAKMESLRKKLKTDDEMNWVDVSRTLREQGIDESETVLLRRRFFFSDQNIDSRDPVQLNLLYVQARDAILDGTHPVTQDKACEFAGIQVHIQFGPHNEAKHKTGFLDLKDFLPQSYVRTKGIEKKIFSEHRKHADLSEIDAKVLYTKTARELPTYGVTFFLVKEKMNGKNKLVPRLLGVTKDSVLRLDEHTKEILISWPLTTVRRWGASPNTFTLDFGDYANQYYSVQTTEAEQIVQLIAGYIDIILKKKQTKDHFGIEGDEGSTMVEESVAPSKATFLQHETNRLEQLNVESLAHPGIMRPYDASGHPMFYKTKEVRISSVNLTEPQRALLGYISAGQDVLIRADEELRTKAPIQELGSDLRSIEWRENTLDTSKQAVSSHVATMSAATAQIITASHPDEVDTEAISASVSQIAQTIPEVTKEVRLIAALMENDTNGDQLLEAARNLCNAFSDLLKAAEPESKEPPQHLINAASRVGEATTHVLSTIAEEEVPENRDLHDMLLALAKAVANTTAALVLRAKNIAASCEDEQARNRVIGAASQCALATSQLVACAKVVAPTLHNAACREQLEAAARNVARAVNSLCEVCNEASNDPKLKADLLAAARDVSKSLTDMLEHVKLSSREHANRTSTELSPVENVIIGTDILVSTHDPQEMVRHARTLGQTTAQLIQSIKGEADQQQDADLKRHLLSAAKQLADATTKLVEAARLCSSNPHDSDNQNALRRAAEELREITTTAANTPAMKRGLIQRLEFCSKQAASAATQCISAAQNAVQHSQDHQTKETLLQDCKRVADTIPRLVTSLKTTRAQPDDPNAQLNLIEAAEQFIEPALQVSKSSRALQPTVTDIPSSTQLSKGALHLGQCVSELHSVAQRARDACGGQELESALEEVRKLHDVLDDTRQAALAGQLRPLPGQTVENTADELRKSAKNVGIALSQLLSSVLHNQRSYAGAAGRDTALALGDFTRSVHGVAATTQNPAIIDCADDVVTSSARLIEQAQRTLQGASNPEALTQAGREVTGALSATVDCIPGQREVDVALRNVSDLSEILSMSEFPPSGRPYATLQSELKQVAEQLSSSGGEIVVSYASPALLAESSQNFARNYRDLLSVSMEMAGQTQEEEVRSQMIESLRHVSTQSCSLLSTAKSIAADPGQPNAKNLLHAAARGVTESINQLVDASIQSAPGQKECDNAMRNIEALRLMLDYPHEPINELGYFDCVEQATGKSRNLGYAISEMINNAKQSQHVEFSQSVNNVNDSIQGLIESSSQAAYLIGVSHPSSVAGRPGIIDQAQLTWAYQGIRQHCDIVSSQQSTKPQMISALTVIAKHTSYLCSICRQASMNTSNPVAKNEFIVLAKQVATATSDLVQAIKAIEEQPASGSRERLVDPLLEAVKAVRQYASSPEFSSVPAKISAEGRKAQEPVIQAGRGVIDGVVEMVKAAKSLALSPDNPPVWQQLSMHSTPVSESVKRLVDNIRDKAPGQAQCEQVLHTLGTCTRELDSCALAVNAQGLSQRRDNNLHGFSGQTMNSASELVDKLEPIRVAGKNNAEQLGHAVGEISRYVVPMVNGAIGACTHIVHSQQQMSLIQQTRSVVESAITLVQSAKDSAGNPRATHAHPRLDDAIDGTREAIQELQQTVEKINAETGIVTGLMEQVNRSITRLTDKRQSLLNASYSDTFVDYQTRMVARAKEIASLANEMNAKSSVEPAALPQLAVDMTQHYQQLTQDSVGASTTTSSPDVAMRIRTTVIDLGRSVSSMIQSSAGGARPNDVGAQKDIARNAREVSEKVAQVLAALQAGSRGTQACINAAHTVSGIIGDLDTTIMFATAGTLHSDGDGSFADHREHILQTAKALVEDTKVLVTGAAGTQDQLANAAQNAVSTITQLAEAVKRGACSLGSTQPDSQVMVINAVKDVASALGDLINCTKLASGKSINDPSMQGLKESARVMVLNVSSLLKTVKAVEDEHTRGTRAMEATVEAISQEIRAMHTPPPVGNTQVGPEDLIRVTMNVTAATAKAVAAGTSNLQADIVSAANLGRRAISDMLIVCRSVAWNCAETEELRARTLEAGTAVGESYRDLLSGILHNCSADDRMHLSRRVAKCVTDLVAMARLLKGSDWIDPEDPTVIAENELLGAAASIDAAAKKLASLRPRRQADVKIELDENMKFDEMILEAAKGIMAASAALVRAANAAQRELIDTGKVARRPLTSSDDGQWSEGLISAARLVAAATHSLVEAAQNLVRGVGTEEMLISTAKQVAASTAQLLIACKVKSNPNSEAGRRLQAAGNAVIKSTDNLVRSAQQGLEAEEEHSLKINTSMVDGMAQEINARSAVLRKEKELEEARQLLKNVRHARRYVKNAQGVTTDESDTEYAYRSQDNTLGRSGYYGSGEMPSSPSYLSGGQQQQKHHYNYASPQPQHFHHPGAVSPPPSNYPAMDDANGDFPPPPPPLSTTISNMQTATSGHTFRPNPKLTANAVPRPYPGSPGGSNGLTSTPNPSGTTTNTNYQQSFESSSTKTLNSSPPAVPKKPAANRNLAACVQDLHDKTFGQGGVVQLTGGNGYPGQNYEGYTSRYETRNFDKSANNTTSSSSEFGAVKPLESSFSQMTLNTDGGKISIVDQGSERLTSMTQRVMERKSFTTTTESRSETKTEKHSFRLD; from the exons ATGTCCACACTATCGCTGCGTATCCAACTAGAGGGTGGTCGGGTTACGAAGACCATACAGTTCCAGCCCAACACCACAGTCTTCGATGCCTGCAAGGTCATTCGCGATAAGTTCGCCGAGGCAGTGCAAGGACAAC CCAGCGAATATGGACTGTTCATTTCCGACGAGCAGAACCAACAGGGCGTTTGGTTGGAACCCGGACGCACCCTGGGCTACTATATCCTGCACAACCAGGATACGCTGGAGTACCGCCGAAAGACGCGCACCCTGCGTGTTCGTATGTTGGATGGCGCTGTGAAGACCATCCTGGTAGATGACTCCCAGCCGGTGTCGCAGCTTATGGTGGTAATCTGcaccaagatcggcatcaccaATCACGAGGAATACGGATTGGTGCGCGAGGACAACGAGGCGCAGAACGAGAATCTGCCGGACAACAAGTTCGGCACCCTGACCCTCAAGCGCAAAATCATGGAGAAGGATCGTGATGCCAAAATGGAAAGTTTGCGCAAGAAACTGAAGACGGATGATGAAA TGAACTGGGTGGATGTGAGTCGCACCTTGAGGGAGCAGGGCATAGACGAGTCAGAAACTGTTTTGCTGCGCCGTCGCTTTTTCTTTTCGGACCAGAATATCGATTCCCGAGACCCCGTGCAATTGAATTTGCTGTATGTGCAAGCCAGGGACGCCATTCTGGATGGCACCCATCCTGTGACCCAAGATAAAG CTTGCGAATTCGCTGGCATCCAAGTGCATATTCAATTTGGACCGCACAATGAGGCCAAGCACAAGACCGGATTCTTAGA TTTAAAGGACTTCCTGCCTCAGTCGTATGTGCGCACCAAGGGAATCGAGAAGAAAATCTTTTCGGAGCACCGAAAGCATGCGGATCTTTCCGAAATCGACGCCAAAGTCCTGTACACCAAGACCGCCCGGGAGTTGCCCACCTACGGCGTAACCTTCTTTCTGGTCAAGGAGAAGATGAATGGCAAGAACAAGCTGGTTCCCCGTTTGCTGGGTGTGACCAAGGATTCGGTTCTGCGTCTGGACGAGCACACCAAAGAGATTCTTATCTCGTGGCCCTTGACCACTGTACGTCGTTGGGGCGCTTCGCCGAACACCTTCACCCTGGACTTTGGCGACTACGCCAATCAATACTACTCGGTGCAAACGACAGAGGCCGAGCAGATTGTGCAGCTCATTGCTGGCTACATCGACATTATTCTCAAGAAAAAACAGACCAAGGATCATTTCGGCATCGAGGGAGATGAGGGTTCCACCATGGTGGAGGAGTCAGTGGCACCTTCCAA GGCCACCTTCTTGCAACACGAAACGAATCGCTTGGAGCAACTTAATGTGGAGAGCTTGGCTCATCCAGGAATTATGCGTCCTTATGACG CCAGTGGTCATCCAATGTTTTACAAA ACTAAGGAAGTTCGCATTAGTTCTGTGAATCTGACGGAGCCACAGCGAGCCCTGCTTGGTTACATATCCGCTGGCCAGGATGTCTTGATTCGCGCTGACGAAGAGCTGCGCACTAAG GCACCCATTCAGGAGCTGGGCAGTGATCTGCGTTCCATTGAGTGGCGTGAGAACACCTTGGACACTTCCAAGCAGGCGGTGAGCAGTCATGTGGCCACCATGAGTGCGGCCACTGCTCAAATTATTACCGCCTCTCATCCGGATGAAGTCGACACAGAGGCCATTTCGGCTTCTGTCTCCCAGATTGCCCAAACAATTCCCGAGGTGACCAAGGAGGTTCGTCTGATTGCCGCGTTGATGGAGAATGACACCAATGGTGACCAATTGCTGGAGGCTGCCCGCAACTTGTGCAACGCCTTCAGTGATCTCCTCAAGGCAGCCGAGCCGGAGAGCAAGGAGCCGCCGCAACATCTGATTAATGCAGCCAGTCGAGTGGGCGAGGCTACCACCCATGTGCTGAGCACTATTGCCGAAGAGGAAGTGCCCGAAAACCGTGACCTCCACGACATGCTACTGGCTTTGGCCAAGGCGGTGGCCAACACCACTGCTGCCCTTGTCCTGCGGGCCAAGAACATTGCTGCCAGCTGTGAAGATGAACAGGCCAGGAATCGGGTGATTGGAGCTGCTAGTCAGTGTGCCCTAGCCACCAGTCAATTGGTGGCATGTGCCAAAGTGGTGGCACCCACTCTACACAATGCAGCCTGTCGGGAGCAACTGGAGGCGGCGGCCAGGAACGTAGCCAGAGCCGTCAACTCTTTGTGCGAGGTCTGCAACGAGGCCAGCAACGATCCCAAGCTAAAGGCCGATCTTTTGGCAGCTGCCCGTGATGTGTCCAAGAGCCTCACCGATATGCTGGAGCACGTGAAACTGAGCTCCAGGGAGCATGCCAATCGCACCAGCACCGAACTGAGTCCCGTAGAGAACGTGATTATCGGCACCGACATCCTGGTATCCACTCACGATCCACAGGAGATGGTGCGCCACGCCCGTACCCTTGGTCAAACCACGGCACAGCTTATCCAGAGCATCAAGGGCGAGGCAGACCAGCAGCAGGATGCGGACTTGAAGCGTCATTTGTTGTCTGCCGCCAAGCAGCTGGCTGATGCCACCACCAAGTTGGTAGAGGCCGCTCGTCTCTGCTCCTCGAACCCTCATGATTCGGACAACCAAAACGCTTTGCGTAGAGCGGCAGAGGAGCTTCGCGAGATCACCACCACGGCGGCCAACACACCGGCAATGAAGCGAGGACTTATTCAGCGACTGGAATTCTGTTCCAAACAAGCAGCCTCAGCAGCAACCCAGTGCATCTCGGCGGCACAGAACGCCGTGCAGCACAGCCAGGACCATCAGACCAAGGAGACTCTATTGCAGGATTGCAAGCGAGTAGCGGACACCATCCCGCGTCTGGTCACCTCGCTGAAGACAACCCGTGCGCAACCCGATGATCCCAATGCCCAATTAAATCTTATCGAGGCGGCGGAGCAGTTCATTGAACCAGCACTGCAGGTGTCAAAATCGTCGCGAGCCCTTCAGCCCACCGTGACTGATATTCCCTCGTCTACCCAACTATCCAAGGGTGCCCTGCACTTGGGACAATGTGTTTCGGAGTTGCATTCGGTGGCCCAGCGTGCTCGTGACGCGTGTGGTGGTCAGGAACTGGAGTCAGCGTTAGAAGAGGTGCGCAAACTGCACGATGTCTTGGACGATACACGTCAGGCGGCCCTCGCCGGCCAACTGCGTCCGTTGCCGGGACAAACTGTGGAAAATACGGccgatgagctaaggaaatccGCTAAGAATGTAGGCATCGCCTTGAGCCAGCTGCTGTCCTCTGTATTGCACAACCAACGTAGCTATGCTGGAGCTGCAGGTCGAGACACTGCTCTGGCCCTGGGAGACTTTACCAGGAGCGTTCACGGAGTGGCGGCCACGACACAGAATCCGGCGATCATCGACTGTGCGGATGATGTAGTTACCAGCTCGGCGCGACTCATCGAGCAGGCACAGCGCACGTTGCAGGGTGCATCCAACCCGGAAGCCTTGACCCAGGCTGGACGAGAGGTAACCGGAGCGCTCTCCGCCACCGTGGATTGCATTCCCGGACAGCGAGAAGTGGATGTGGCCTTGAGAAATGTCAGTGATCTAAGTGAGATCCTATCAATGAGTGAATTCCCGCCTTCGGGACGTCCATATGCCACTCTGCAATCGGAACTTAAGCAAGTGGCGGAGCAGTTGAGCAGCTCTGGTGGCGAGATTGTGGTCTCGTATGCCTCACCAGCTCTACTTGCCGAAAGCAGCCAGAACTTTGCAAGAAACTACCGGGACCTATTGTCGGTCAGCATGGAGATGGCTGGTCAGACGCAGGAGGAAGAAGTCCGCTCCCAGATGATCGAGTCCCTAAGACACGTGTCCACTCAATCGTGCTCTCTCCTCTCGACGGCCAAGTCGATTGCCGCTGATCCTGGCCAGCCGAATGCCAAGAACTTGTTGCACGCTGCCGCTCGAGGTGTTACTGAGAGCATCAATCAGTTAGTTGATGCCAGCATTCAGTCGGCTCCGGGACAAAAGGAATGCGACAACGCAATGCGCAACATTGAAGCTTTGCGTCTAATGCTGGACTATCCCCATGAACCCATCAACGAGCTGGGATACTTCGACTGCGTGGAGCAGGCCACTGGAAAGTCTAGGAACCTGGGCTATGCCATCTCCGAGATGATCAACAATGCCAAGCAATCGCAGCATGTAGAGTTTAGTCAATCGGTTAACAATGTTAACGACTCCATCCAGGGATTGATTGAGAGCTCTTCACAGGCAGCCTATTTGATTGGAGTCTCGCATCCTTCGAGCGTAGCCGGAAGACCAGGAATTATTGACCAGGCCCAGCTGACTTGGGCCTACCAGGGAATCCGACAGCACTGTGACATTGTGAGCAGCCAGCAGTCCACCAAGCCGCAGATGATCTCTGCCCTCACGGTGATTGCCAAGCACACCAGCTATTTGTGCTCCATTTGTCGTCAGGCCTCGATGAACACCTCGAACCCCGTGGCCAAGAATGAGTTTATTGTGCTCGCCAAGCAGGTGGCCACGGCTACTTCGGACTTGGTGCAGGCTATTAAGGCTATTGAGGAGCAACCGGCCAGCGGAAGTCGCGAGCGTCTAGTGGATCCTCTTCTGGAGGCTGTCAAGGCGGTGCGCCAGTATGCCTCGAGTCCCGAGTTCAGCTCAGTGCCCGCCAAGATATCTGCGGAAGGCAGGAAAGCTCAGGAGCCAGTCATCCAAGCGGGTCGTGGTGTTATCGATGGCGTAGTGGAGATGGTTAAGGCAGCCAAATCGCTGGCCCTCTCCCCCGACAATCCACCTGTGTGGCAACAGCTCTCGATGCACTCCACCCCGGTTTCGGAGTCGGTAAAGCGACTGGTGGACAACATTCGCGACAAGGCGCCTGGACAGGCACAGTGCGAGCAGGTGCTCCACACCCTGGGCACATGCACCCGGGAGTTGGACAGTTGTGCGCTTGCTGTTAATGCTCAGGGTCTCAGCCAGCGGCGGGATAACAACTTGCACGGATTCAGTGGACAGACGATGAACTCTGCCTCCGAGCTGGTGGACAAACTAGAGCCTATCCGTGTGGCTGGCAAGAACAATGCCGAACAACTTGGTCACGCTGTGGGTGAAATCTCGCGTTATGTGGTGCCCATGGTCAATGGAGCCATTGGCGCCTGCACCCACATTGTGCATAGCCAACAGCAGATGTCGCTGATCCAGCAGACCCGTTCGGTGGTTGAAAGTGCCATCACTCTGGTGCAGTCAGCCAAGGATTCTGCAGGCAATCCCCGAGCGACTCATGCCCATCCCCGACTGGATGACGCTATTGATGGCACAAGGGAGGCCATTCAGGAGCTGCAGCAAACCGTGGAGAAGATCAATGCGGAGACGGGCATCGTGACGGGCTTGATGGAGCAGGTGAATCGTTCCATCACCCGATTGACCGACAAGCGTCAGTCCCTACTGAATGCCTCGTATTCGGACACCTTTGTGGACTACCAGACGCGCATGGTAGCGCGGGCCAAGGAGATCGCCAGTCTAGCCAACGAGATGAACGCCAAGAGCAGCGTAGAACCGGCGGCCTTACCGCAACTGGCCGTGGACATGACACAGCACTATCAGCAGCTGACTCAGGACTCGGTTGGAGCTAGCACCACCACTTCTTCGCCGGATGTGGCCATGCGTATTCGCACCACGGTTATTGATTTGGGCCGATCGGTCAGCTCGATGATTCAGTCGTCGGCGGGCGGAGCACGACCCAACGATGTGGGCGCCCAGAAGGACATAGCGCGCAATGCTCGCGAGGTGTCCGAGAAGGTGGCCCAGGTGTTGGCCGCTCTGCAGGCGGGATCCCGAGGTACTCAAGCATGCATCAATGCAGCCCACACGGTTTCCGGCATCATCGGGGACTTGGATACAACCATTATGTTTGCTACCGCTGGCACTTTGCATTCGGACGGAGATGGAAGCTTTGCCGATCACCGCGAGCACATTCTTCAGACGGCAAAGGCTTTGGTGGAGGACACAAAGGTTTTGGTGACCGGAGCGGCTGGAACCCAAGATCAGCTGGCCAATGCAGCTCAGAATGCTGTGTCAACCATAA CTCAACTGGCTGAGGCAGTAAAGCGGGGAGCCTGCTCGCTGGGATCTACCCAACCCGATTCCCAGGTGATGGTCATCAATGCCGTCAAGGATGTGGCTTCTGCCCTGGGCGATTTGATCAACTGCACTAAATTGGCCTCTGGCAAGTCCATCAACGATCCCTCCATGCAGGGTCTTAAGGAGAGCGCCAGG GTAATGGTGCTGAATGTGTCCTCGCTGCTGAAGACAGTGAAAGCTGTGGAGGATGAGCACACCCGCGGAACTCGGGCAATGGAGGCCACCGTCGAAGCCATCTCCCAGGAGATTCGG GCCATGCACACTCCCCCACCAGTGGGCAACACCCAGGTGGGACCCGAGGACCTGATCCGAGTGACCATGAATGTGACGGCCGCCACTGCCAAGGCAGTTGCCGCTGGTACCTCCAATCTGCAGGCTGATATTGTGTCTGCCGCCAACCTGGGACGCCGTGCTATCTCGGACATGCTAATCGTTTGCCGCTCCGTGGCCTGGAACTGCGCCGAAACGGAGGAGCTGCGAGCACGCACTCTGGAGGCGGGAACTGCAGTGGGTGAATCCTACCGAGACCTGCTCAGTGGCATACTGCACAACTGCAGTGCCGATGATCGCATGCACTTGTCGCGTCGCGTCGCCAAATGCGTCACAGATCTGGTGGCCATGGCCAGGCTGCTTAAGGGTTCCGATTGGATCGATCCCGAGGATCCCACGGTCATTGCTGAGAACGAATTGCTGGGCGCTGCTGCCTCCATCGATGCGGCAGCCAAGAAGTTGGCCTCACTGCGTCCTCGTCGCCAGGCCGACGTCAAG ATTGAACTCGACGAGAACATGAAGTTTGACGAAATGATCCTGGAGGCCGCCAAGGGAATTATGGCAGCCTCTGCCGCCTTGGTACGAGCTGCAAACGCCGCCCAGCGGGAACTCATCGACACGGGCAAAGTTGCTCGTCGCCCTCTGACAAGCTCCGACGATGGCCAGTGGTCCGAGGGTCTCATCTCGGCTGCTCGACTTGTGGCCGCCGCCACTCACAGCCTGGTGGAGGCTGCCCAGAACCTGGTGCGCGGCGTGGGCACCGAGGAGATGCTCATCTCCACGGCCAAGCAAGTGGCCGCCTCCACGGCCCAGCTGCTGATTGCCTGCAAGGTGAAGTCCAATCCAAATTCGGAGGCTGGTCGTCGCCTTCAGGCCGCCGGAAATGCAGTGATCAAGTCAACCGACAACCTGGTGCGCTCCGCTCAGCAGGGCTTGGAGGCAGAGGAGGAACACTCGCTGAAGATCAACACATCAATGGTGGACGGCATGGCGCAGGAGATCAACGCCCGATCTGCTGTGCTGCGCAAGGAAAAGGAGCTGGAGGAGGCGCGACAGCTGCTGAAGAATGTGCGCCATGCGCGGCGCTACGTCAAGAATGCTCAGGGAGTCACCACTGACGAGAGTGATACGGAGTACGCCTACAGGAGCCAGGACAAT ACTTTGGGTCGCAGCGGTTACTACGGTTCCGGCGAGATGCCCAGTTCGCCTAGCTACTTGTCCGGTggtcagcagcagcagaagcacCACTACAACTACGCCAGTCCGCAGCCGCAGCACTTCCACCATCCCGGAGCGGTGTCTCCGCCGCCGTCCAACTATCCTGCAATGGACGATGCCAACGGAGACTTCCCACCACCGCCGCCACCGCTGTCTACGACCATTTCTAACATGCAAACCGCCACGTCGGGTCACACTTTCCGCCCTAATCCCAAGTTAACAGCCAATGCCGTGCCCAGGCCCTATCCGGGCAGTCCGGGCGGCAGCAATGGCCTAACCTCCACACCCAACCCCTCGGGCACCACCACTAACACCAACTACCAGCAAAGCTTTGAGTCGTCCAGCACTAAAACGCTAAACTCATCTCCACCGGCGGTGCCAAAGAAGCCGGCTGCTAACCGGAATCTGGCGGCATGCGTGCAGGATCTTCATGACAAGACTTTCGGTCAGGGTGGCGTAGTTCAGCTCACGGGAGGAAATGGCTATCCAGGTCAGAACTACGAAGGATACACGTCCAG ATATGAGACGCGTAACTTCGACAAGTCGGCCAACAATActaccagcagcagcagtgaATTTGGAGCGGTCAAGCCTCTGGAGTCAAGTTTCTCGCAGATGACCCTGAACACCGATGGCGGCAAGATCAGCATCGTTGATCAAGGCTCGGAGCGACTCACCTCGATGACCCAGCGGGTGATGGAGCGCAAATCCTTCACCACAACAACGGAATCCCGCTCGGAGACCAAGACGGAGAAGCATAGTTTTCGATTGGATTAA